The following coding sequences are from one Geodermatophilus normandii window:
- a CDS encoding YchJ family protein gives MPPRRCPCGTGLSHAECCGPLHDGTAAAATAEQLVRSRYSAFALGDAGYLERTWDPATRPRSLTLDPDVRWTGLEVLATTGGGLFDAEGTVAFRAYSRAGGEGHAQAEHTHRERSRVRRVGGRWVYVDGDIG, from the coding sequence GTGCCCCCGAGACGCTGCCCCTGCGGCACCGGCCTGAGCCACGCGGAGTGCTGCGGGCCGCTGCACGACGGGACGGCGGCCGCCGCCACCGCCGAGCAGCTCGTGCGCTCGCGCTACAGCGCCTTCGCCCTCGGCGACGCCGGCTACCTGGAGCGGACGTGGGACCCGGCCACGCGCCCGCGGTCGCTGACCCTCGACCCGGACGTGCGCTGGACCGGCCTGGAGGTCCTGGCCACCACCGGCGGCGGGCTGTTCGACGCCGAGGGCACGGTGGCCTTCCGCGCGTACTCCCGCGCGGGCGGCGAGGGGCACGCGCAGGCCGAGCACACGCACCGGGAGCGCAGCCGGGTCCGCCGGGTGGGGGGCCGCTGGGTGTACGTCGACGGCGACATCGGGTGA